The Urbifossiella limnaea genome has a window encoding:
- a CDS encoding beta-ketoacyl synthase N-terminal-like domain-containing protein, with product MTAVPERVAIVGVGVRLPGAGADIAAFWADVAAARDLARDVPAGRWHLPPEKCLDPRVPHPDSAPHSRGYYLDPFTPDLTGLGIEAALVAQLDTLFHTVLDAGNRAWRSARTAAVDRSRVGVVLGNICLPTMGANALCREYLGGEERRTHPLNRYVAGLPAGVLAKALGLGGGSFTLDAACASSLYALKLAADELLAGRADAMLAGGANGADPQYTQLGFAQLRALSATGRCAPFDAAADGLMVGEGAAVFVLKRLSDALAHGDTILAVIAGCGLSNDMHGNLLAPAKEGQLRAMRRAYAAAGWSPGDVGLVECHATGTPVGDAVEFDSLRELRGDAGGRCVIGSVKSSVGHLLTGAGAAAVAKVLGAFAAGTLPPQANFRAPAPGLKYADGPFRVLEAVEPWERRGNEPRRAAVSGFGFGGVNAHLLLEEWTGQEPPVPAKPVGAPLKLVTARQAKVEPAPAAVVRPQPPAVPVAVVGMAAHFGPWADLRTFQEHVLNAAPASPVPKVNGWGRAAGPCPPGFLIDELAVPIDRFRVPPKELEDALPQQLLMLNVAAAALDDAVRGRFEPPADGDPGTAVFVGLGLDPNTTNYHLRWAELARGGDADAASPPLTANRVMGALGSIAASRIARTFHFGGPSHTVCSEEASAARAVELAVRALQAGEIDRAVAGGVELVGDPRTVLGGNLATPGDGAAAFVLKRLADAERDGDRVYALVRGVGVAGGGDPAGDSPTADVLTLALNRARDEAATDGAVPFDAGPDVGAVGAASAAASLAKACLALYQGVQPVPGSPRYWLHDRTEGPRRAVVPARGADGSCLVFALEEYRGAADATDRRQPLGARDEAVFVVEAATADALVPATADLTFAAAHRDGGVEALARRWFAANPPDQRAKVAAAFVARSAGELVEQAEYLRAHLRSDPTLPLPPDPRPALRDRVFYSPAPLGPKAKVAFVYPGSGNQFDGMGRDLSAQWPAVLRRQHAENELLRSQFAPELFWDAPADAAPHRDLMFGQVTVGSLVSDVVRSFGVPCDAMIGLSLGESAGLFGVRAWPGRDEMYRRMRESSLFVSDLAPPYDAARAHWGVPREKEVDWAAGVVAASADDVVAALRPGLRAYLLIVNTPTECVIGGDRADVAKLAAALGGPFFPLSGVTLAHCDAGRPVEVAYRELHTLPVTPPPGVTVYSGAWGKSYPVTERAAADSITAGLVGPIDVPAVVRAAYRDGVRVFVEVGPGASCTRMIGTILADKPHLARAAHAGKADAVSQVLRLIAALAAERVPVDLAALYGGESHCVGHRVAAAESGAVVVVPVGNRPPAPPEPKPEPAGDVWHVSAPTIPEPPETVTHTQTWLDLPAMEVVDTHTEPRLERVTDTVVSPAFDLSPAIAATCDARAEMMRAQETFLRLNQRLLDTAAGVVRFQTQLLQMAGGAPPVAPDNSRLTPAARPEASVPRALSFEQCCTFAAGKVGDALGPLFAGADAFPTRVRLPDKELQLVDAITLIEGEPRSMTSGRVVTTHTVRADRWYLESGRIPTAISVEAGQADLFLSGFLGIDFETRGLAVYRLLDAVVSFHRGLPAVGETVVYDIRIDGFEKQGDAWLFRFRFDGTVNGEPFITMRNGVAGFFTAAALAAGKGIVQTALDRQRLPGVKPADWADLVPQAVGALDAAQVDALRAGDLVGAFGPAFVAAKLHRPLPLPGGKLRLVDRVPLIDPAGGRFGIGFVRGEFDIHPDDWFLTCHFVDDRVMPGTLMYECCLHTLRVLLMRMGWVCEAGEAATEPVPGVNSRLKCRGQVLETTKTVTYEVTVKELGFRPEPYCLADALMYADGKPIVEITNMSLRMSGLSRERLEAVWAESPPAAPARPRYDRASILAFAEGNPSDAFGEPYRVFDHDRKIARLPRPPFAFVDRVTEVVGEPFVLKAGAACVAEYDVPPGEWYFDAERSGHMPFSVLLEIALQPCGWLAAYCGSALTSPEDLKFRNLGGKATQHRPVTPDTGTLTMRAKMTNVSKSAGMIIQHYDMAVSDRHGPVYTGTTYFGFFSHAQLANQVGIREAVVPWPSGVDRYGRDTLPHDPPFPAPQMRMVDRIESYLPAGGAKGLGLVVGRIAVDPGFWFFQAHFYQDPVWPGSLGLESFLQLLKYAAWRRWGDPPAGGWQLSLGRAHSWTYRGQVLPTDREVTVLLEVTAADDATRRLTANGFLTVDGRVIYQMTDFNLE from the coding sequence GGCTATTACCTCGACCCCTTCACCCCTGACCTGACTGGCCTCGGCATCGAGGCCGCGCTCGTCGCCCAGCTCGACACGCTGTTCCACACCGTCCTCGACGCCGGCAACCGCGCCTGGCGGTCCGCGAGGACCGCCGCCGTAGACCGCTCTCGCGTCGGCGTCGTACTCGGGAACATCTGCCTGCCGACGATGGGGGCCAACGCCCTGTGCCGCGAATACCTCGGCGGCGAGGAGCGGCGTACGCACCCGCTCAACCGCTACGTCGCGGGGCTGCCGGCGGGCGTGCTTGCCAAGGCGCTCGGGCTCGGCGGCGGCAGCTTCACACTCGACGCGGCGTGTGCCTCGTCGCTGTACGCGCTCAAGCTCGCGGCCGACGAACTCCTCGCCGGCCGGGCCGACGCCATGCTCGCCGGCGGGGCCAACGGCGCCGACCCGCAGTACACGCAGCTCGGCTTCGCGCAGCTTCGGGCGCTCTCGGCGACCGGCCGGTGTGCCCCGTTCGACGCGGCCGCCGACGGGCTCATGGTCGGCGAAGGGGCCGCGGTGTTCGTGCTGAAGCGGCTCTCCGACGCGCTCGCGCACGGCGACACGATCCTGGCCGTGATCGCCGGCTGCGGCCTGTCGAACGACATGCACGGCAACCTGTTGGCCCCCGCGAAGGAGGGCCAGTTGCGGGCCATGCGTCGCGCCTACGCCGCGGCCGGGTGGTCGCCCGGCGACGTGGGGTTGGTCGAGTGCCACGCCACCGGCACGCCCGTCGGCGACGCGGTCGAGTTCGACAGCCTCCGCGAGCTCCGGGGCGACGCCGGCGGTCGGTGCGTCATTGGCAGCGTGAAGTCGAGCGTCGGCCACCTGCTGACCGGGGCCGGAGCCGCGGCGGTGGCGAAGGTACTCGGCGCGTTCGCCGCCGGCACGCTGCCGCCGCAGGCCAACTTCCGCGCGCCGGCGCCCGGGTTGAAGTACGCCGACGGACCGTTCCGCGTGTTGGAAGCGGTCGAGCCGTGGGAGCGCCGCGGGAACGAGCCGCGCCGCGCGGCCGTGAGCGGCTTCGGCTTCGGCGGCGTGAACGCCCACCTGCTGCTGGAGGAGTGGACGGGGCAGGAGCCGCCGGTTCCCGCGAAGCCGGTGGGGGCGCCGCTCAAACTCGTCACGGCCCGTCAGGCGAAGGTCGAGCCCGCCCCCGCCGCGGTCGTTCGCCCGCAGCCGCCGGCGGTGCCCGTCGCCGTCGTGGGGATGGCCGCGCACTTCGGCCCGTGGGCGGACCTGCGAACCTTCCAGGAACACGTCCTCAACGCCGCGCCAGCCTCGCCCGTGCCGAAGGTCAACGGCTGGGGCCGCGCCGCCGGGCCGTGCCCGCCGGGCTTCCTGATCGACGAGCTGGCGGTGCCGATCGACCGGTTCCGCGTCCCGCCGAAGGAACTGGAGGACGCACTGCCGCAGCAGTTGCTCATGCTCAACGTCGCGGCCGCGGCGCTCGACGACGCCGTGCGAGGGCGGTTCGAGCCGCCGGCGGACGGTGACCCGGGCACGGCCGTGTTCGTCGGCCTCGGGCTCGACCCGAACACGACGAACTACCACCTCCGCTGGGCCGAACTGGCCCGCGGCGGCGACGCGGACGCGGCCTCGCCGCCGCTCACCGCTAACCGCGTGATGGGCGCCCTCGGCAGCATCGCCGCGAGCCGCATCGCCCGCACCTTCCACTTCGGCGGGCCGAGCCACACCGTTTGCAGCGAAGAAGCGAGCGCTGCCCGCGCCGTCGAACTGGCCGTGCGCGCCCTCCAGGCCGGCGAGATCGACCGGGCCGTGGCCGGCGGCGTGGAACTCGTCGGCGACCCGCGGACCGTCCTGGGGGGGAACCTGGCGACGCCCGGCGACGGGGCCGCGGCGTTCGTGCTGAAGCGGCTCGCCGACGCCGAGCGCGACGGCGACCGGGTGTACGCGCTGGTCCGCGGGGTCGGCGTGGCCGGCGGCGGCGATCCGGCCGGCGACAGCCCCACCGCCGACGTGCTGACGCTCGCGCTGAACCGGGCGCGCGACGAGGCCGCGACCGACGGCGCCGTGCCGTTCGACGCGGGGCCGGACGTGGGTGCCGTTGGCGCGGCGTCGGCCGCGGCGTCGCTGGCGAAGGCGTGCCTGGCGCTGTACCAGGGGGTGCAGCCGGTGCCGGGTTCACCGCGGTACTGGCTCCACGATCGGACCGAAGGCCCGCGCCGCGCCGTGGTGCCGGCTCGCGGCGCGGACGGCTCGTGCCTCGTGTTCGCGCTCGAGGAGTACCGCGGGGCTGCTGACGCCACCGACCGCCGGCAGCCGCTCGGGGCGCGCGACGAGGCCGTATTTGTGGTCGAAGCCGCGACTGCCGATGCGCTCGTACCGGCGACCGCTGACCTGACGTTCGCGGCCGCTCACCGGGATGGCGGCGTCGAGGCGCTGGCCCGCCGCTGGTTTGCCGCAAACCCACCCGACCAGCGGGCGAAGGTCGCTGCCGCGTTCGTCGCCCGGTCGGCGGGCGAGTTGGTCGAGCAGGCCGAGTACCTGCGGGCGCACCTGCGCTCGGACCCGACGCTGCCGCTGCCGCCCGACCCGCGGCCGGCGCTCCGCGACCGCGTGTTCTATTCGCCCGCCCCACTCGGCCCGAAGGCGAAGGTGGCGTTCGTCTACCCCGGCTCCGGCAACCAGTTCGACGGCATGGGCCGCGACCTGTCCGCGCAGTGGCCCGCGGTGCTGCGCCGGCAGCACGCGGAGAACGAGTTGCTCCGCAGCCAGTTCGCCCCCGAGCTGTTCTGGGACGCTCCCGCCGACGCCGCCCCGCACCGCGACCTGATGTTCGGACAGGTGACCGTCGGGTCGCTCGTGTCCGACGTGGTCCGTTCGTTCGGCGTCCCGTGCGACGCCATGATCGGCCTGAGCCTCGGCGAGTCGGCGGGCCTGTTCGGCGTCCGCGCGTGGCCCGGCCGCGACGAGATGTACCGGCGGATGCGCGAGTCGTCGCTGTTCGTGTCGGACCTGGCCCCGCCCTACGACGCGGCTCGTGCCCACTGGGGCGTGCCGAGGGAGAAGGAAGTCGATTGGGCGGCCGGCGTGGTGGCCGCGTCCGCGGACGACGTGGTGGCGGCGCTGCGGCCGGGGCTGCGGGCGTACCTACTGATCGTGAACACGCCGACGGAGTGCGTCATCGGCGGCGATCGGGCCGACGTGGCGAAGCTGGCCGCGGCGCTCGGCGGGCCGTTCTTCCCGCTGTCCGGCGTGACGCTCGCCCACTGCGACGCCGGCCGGCCGGTCGAGGTGGCGTACCGCGAACTCCACACGCTGCCGGTGACTCCGCCGCCGGGCGTCACCGTGTACAGCGGCGCGTGGGGCAAGAGTTATCCGGTGACCGAGCGCGCCGCCGCGGACTCCATCACGGCCGGGCTGGTGGGGCCGATCGACGTGCCGGCGGTGGTGCGGGCGGCGTACCGCGACGGGGTGCGGGTGTTCGTCGAGGTCGGGCCGGGGGCGTCGTGTACGCGGATGATCGGGACGATCCTCGCCGACAAGCCGCACCTGGCGCGGGCCGCACACGCCGGCAAGGCCGACGCCGTCTCTCAGGTGTTGCGGTTGATCGCGGCGCTCGCCGCCGAACGGGTTCCGGTCGACCTCGCGGCGCTGTACGGCGGCGAGTCGCACTGCGTCGGCCACCGGGTTGCCGCGGCCGAGAGCGGCGCGGTGGTCGTGGTGCCCGTGGGGAACCGTCCGCCGGCGCCGCCCGAGCCGAAACCGGAACCGGCCGGCGACGTGTGGCACGTGTCCGCGCCGACGATCCCCGAGCCGCCGGAGACGGTGACCCACACCCAGACGTGGCTCGACCTTCCGGCGATGGAGGTGGTGGACACGCACACGGAGCCGAGGCTTGAGCGAGTTACTGACACCGTGGTGTCACCGGCGTTCGATTTGTCGCCGGCCATTGCCGCGACGTGCGACGCCCGCGCCGAGATGATGCGCGCCCAGGAGACGTTCCTTCGGCTGAACCAGCGCCTGCTCGACACTGCCGCCGGCGTCGTGCGCTTCCAGACGCAGTTGCTCCAGATGGCGGGCGGCGCGCCTCCCGTGGCGCCCGACAACAGCCGGCTGACTCCGGCCGCTCGCCCGGAGGCGAGCGTGCCCCGAGCCCTCAGTTTCGAGCAGTGCTGCACCTTCGCTGCGGGTAAGGTCGGCGACGCGCTCGGACCGCTGTTCGCCGGCGCGGACGCCTTCCCGACACGGGTCCGCCTCCCCGACAAGGAACTCCAGTTGGTGGACGCCATCACCCTCATCGAGGGCGAACCGCGCTCCATGACGAGCGGCCGCGTCGTCACCACGCACACCGTCCGCGCCGACCGCTGGTACCTGGAAAGTGGCCGCATCCCGACCGCCATCTCGGTCGAAGCGGGCCAGGCCGACCTGTTCCTGTCCGGCTTCCTCGGTATCGACTTCGAGACGCGCGGCCTCGCCGTCTACCGCCTGCTCGACGCCGTCGTCAGCTTCCACCGCGGGCTGCCGGCCGTGGGTGAAACCGTCGTCTACGACATCCGCATCGACGGCTTCGAGAAGCAGGGCGACGCCTGGCTGTTCCGCTTCCGCTTCGACGGCACCGTGAACGGCGAGCCGTTCATCACGATGCGGAACGGTGTGGCCGGGTTCTTCACCGCCGCGGCGCTCGCGGCCGGGAAGGGGATCGTGCAGACGGCGCTCGACCGCCAGCGCCTCCCCGGTGTGAAGCCCGCCGACTGGGCCGACCTGGTGCCGCAGGCGGTGGGCGCCCTGGACGCCGCACAGGTGGACGCGCTGCGGGCGGGCGACCTCGTCGGCGCGTTCGGCCCGGCGTTCGTTGCGGCGAAGCTGCACCGCCCACTGCCGCTCCCCGGCGGCAAGTTGCGGCTCGTGGACCGCGTGCCGCTGATCGACCCCGCCGGCGGCCGCTTCGGCATCGGCTTCGTCCGCGGCGAGTTCGACATCCACCCCGACGACTGGTTCCTGACGTGCCACTTCGTCGACGACCGCGTCATGCCCGGCACGCTGATGTACGAGTGCTGCCTCCACACGTTGCGCGTGTTGCTGATGCGCATGGGTTGGGTGTGCGAGGCGGGCGAAGCCGCGACGGAGCCGGTGCCGGGCGTGAACAGCCGGCTGAAGTGCCGCGGGCAGGTGCTGGAGACGACGAAAACCGTCACCTACGAGGTGACGGTGAAGGAACTCGGCTTCCGCCCCGAGCCGTACTGCCTGGCCGACGCCCTGATGTACGCCGACGGCAAACCGATCGTCGAGATCACGAACATGTCGCTGCGGATGTCGGGGCTGTCCCGCGAGCGGCTGGAAGCGGTCTGGGCGGAGAGCCCGCCTGCGGCACCGGCCCGTCCGCGCTACGACCGCGCGAGCATCCTCGCCTTCGCCGAAGGGAATCCCTCCGACGCGTTCGGCGAGCCGTACCGCGTGTTCGACCACGACCGCAAGATCGCCCGCCTGCCGCGGCCGCCGTTCGCCTTCGTCGATCGGGTGACCGAGGTCGTGGGCGAGCCGTTCGTGCTGAAGGCCGGCGCGGCCTGCGTCGCCGAGTACGACGTGCCGCCGGGCGAGTGGTACTTCGACGCCGAGCGCTCGGGCCACATGCCGTTCAGCGTGTTGCTCGAAATCGCACTCCAGCCGTGCGGCTGGCTCGCGGCCTACTGCGGCTCGGCGCTCACGAGCCCCGAAGACTTGAAGTTCCGCAACCTCGGCGGCAAGGCGACGCAGCACCGGCCCGTGACGCCGGACACCGGCACGCTCACGATGCGGGCGAAGATGACGAACGTGTCCAAGTCCGCGGGCATGATCATCCAGCACTACGACATGGCAGTGAGCGACCGGCACGGGCCGGTGTACACGGGCACCACGTACTTCGGCTTCTTCTCGCACGCGCAGCTGGCGAACCAGGTCGGCATCCGCGAGGCGGTCGTCCCGTGGCCGTCGGGCGTCGACCGCTACGGACGCGACACGCTGCCGCACGACCCGCCGTTCCCCGCCCCGCAGATGCGGATGGTCGACCGCATCGAATCTTACCTGCCGGCCGGCGGGGCGAAGGGGCTCGGCCTCGTCGTCGGCCGGATCGCGGTCGATCCCGGCTTCTGGTTCTTCCAGGCGCACTTCTACCAGGACCCGGTGTGGCCCGGTTCGCTGGGGCTGGAATCGTTCCTGCAACTGCTGAAGTATGCCGCGTGGCGCCGCTGGGGCGACCCGCCCGCCGGCGGCTGGCAGCTGTCGCTCGGCCGCGCGCACTCGTGGACGTACCGCGGCCAGGTGCTGCCGACCGACCGCGAGGTGACGGTGCTCCTGGAGGTGACGGCCGCCGACGACGCGACCCGCCGCCTGACCGCGAACGGCTTCCTCACCGTGGACGGCCGTGTCATCTACCAGATGACCGACTTCAACCTAGAATGA